A window of the Halopseudomonas phragmitis genome harbors these coding sequences:
- a CDS encoding LON peptidase substrate-binding domain-containing protein has product MTERMALFPLNTVLLPGCVLDLQIFEPRYLDMVSRCFRQNAGFVVVTLEEGAEAGPGAVRFKALGCEARIIDWERRDNGLLGIRVEGGRRAEASAVEVASDGLLSASVDWLVEQPDAELLASHADLLALHTTLLEHPIAAALKLPAVAGSQQRLAWQLAYLLPLDVEEKLELLAQADPLLRLQQIERWLRSMQA; this is encoded by the coding sequence ATGACTGAACGGATGGCCCTGTTTCCATTGAATACGGTGTTGCTGCCGGGGTGTGTGCTGGATCTGCAGATCTTCGAACCGCGCTATCTGGATATGGTCAGCCGCTGTTTTCGTCAAAATGCCGGATTTGTGGTGGTAACCCTGGAAGAAGGGGCTGAGGCCGGGCCGGGGGCGGTGCGGTTCAAAGCGCTGGGTTGTGAGGCCAGGATCATCGACTGGGAACGGCGTGACAATGGTCTGCTGGGGATTCGGGTCGAAGGAGGGCGGCGGGCCGAAGCGAGTGCGGTGGAGGTCGCGTCGGATGGTTTGCTCAGCGCCAGTGTCGATTGGCTGGTCGAGCAGCCAGATGCCGAATTACTGGCTAGCCATGCCGACTTGCTGGCCTTGCATACAACCTTGCTGGAGCATCCCATCGCGGCAGCGCTGAAGTTGCCTGCGGTGGCTGGCAGTCAGCAGCGTCTGGCCTGGCAACTGGCTTATCTGCTGCCGCTGGATGTTGAGGAAAAGCTGGAGTTGCTGGCTCAGGCCGATCCATTGTTGCGCCTGCAGCAGATTGAGCGCTGGTTGCGGTCAATGCAGGCCTGA
- a CDS encoding flavin prenyltransferase UbiX produces MAERRRVTLALTGASGAQYGLRLLECLVRADVEVSFLISQAAQLVVATETDWQLPAKPQALEVFLTERLAAAEGQIRVFGKQDWMAPVASGSGAPGAMVVCPCSTGTLSAIATGASNNLIERAADVALKERRQLILVPREAPYSSIHLENMLKLSQMGAVILPASPGFYHKPNSIDELIDFVVARILNQLGIEQTLLARWGE; encoded by the coding sequence ATGGCTGAACGGCGGCGGGTGACGCTGGCGCTGACCGGTGCCTCTGGTGCCCAATATGGCTTGCGCCTGCTGGAATGTCTGGTCAGGGCCGATGTCGAAGTGTCATTTCTGATCTCGCAGGCCGCGCAGTTGGTGGTGGCGACCGAGACCGATTGGCAGTTGCCGGCCAAGCCGCAGGCTCTGGAAGTTTTTTTGACGGAACGATTGGCCGCTGCCGAGGGTCAGATTCGGGTGTTCGGCAAGCAGGACTGGATGGCGCCGGTCGCTTCTGGCTCTGGCGCGCCTGGGGCCATGGTGGTGTGTCCCTGTTCGACCGGTACCCTGTCGGCTATCGCCACTGGGGCCAGTAACAACCTGATCGAGCGGGCGGCCGATGTGGCGCTCAAGGAGCGACGGCAGCTGATTCTGGTGCCGCGTGAAGCACCGTACTCGAGCATTCATCTGGAAAACATGCTGAAGTTGAGCCAGATGGGAGCGGTTATCCTGCCCGCCAGTCCCGGCTTTTATCATAAGCCGAACAGCATTGACGAACTGATAGATTTCGTCGTTGCCCGCATCCTCAACCAGTTGGGGATAGAACAGACATTGCTTGCCCGTTGGGGTGAGTGA
- the nadD gene encoding nicotinate-nucleotide adenylyltransferase, translating to MRIGLLGGTFDPIHFGHLRSAVEVHEALALDELRLIPSARPPHREQPGCSAEHRLNMVRLAAGVDSGLLVDDRELRRDKPSWTVDTLESLRAELGPEVALFLIVGWDAFCGLPSWHRWECLLELANLVVLQRPDYDLDVPEVLKDLLAARSVAEPAQAKALHGQIVCLAQTPLAISATHIRSLLASHRSPRFLLPEAVLDYIETNGLYGPVTED from the coding sequence ATGCGTATCGGCCTGCTCGGCGGGACCTTCGATCCGATCCATTTTGGCCATCTGCGCAGTGCCGTAGAGGTGCATGAGGCTTTGGCGCTGGATGAGCTGCGGCTGATCCCCAGCGCCCGGCCGCCCCATCGGGAGCAGCCCGGCTGCAGTGCCGAGCATCGCCTGAACATGGTGCGTCTGGCGGCAGGTGTGGACTCCGGGCTGCTGGTGGATGACCGTGAGCTGCGACGTGACAAGCCTTCCTGGACGGTGGATACCCTGGAATCTTTGCGTGCGGAGTTGGGGCCGGAGGTGGCGCTGTTTCTGATCGTTGGCTGGGATGCCTTCTGCGGATTGCCGAGCTGGCACCGCTGGGAGTGTTTGCTGGAGCTGGCCAATCTCGTGGTATTACAGCGTCCAGACTACGATCTGGACGTGCCTGAAGTACTCAAGGATTTGCTGGCGGCCCGCTCGGTCGCTGAACCGGCGCAAGCCAAGGCACTGCATGGGCAGATTGTCTGCCTGGCGCAGACGCCGCTGGCAATTTCGGCAACGCATATCCGGAGCTTGCTGGCCAGCCACCGGTCGCCGCGTTTTTTGTTGCCGGAGGCGGTGCTTGACTATATTGAAACCAACGGGCTGTACGGCCCTGTGACTGAGGATTGA
- a CDS encoding MaoC family dehydratase — translation MAAAVPASELTSYIGKDMGHSDWLTIDQERVNQFAECTGDHQFIHIDEEKAKLTPFGGTIAHGFLSLSLLPVLSAGLLVRPQGLKMAVNYGLDSLRFIQPVRVGSRVRLHVTVVDVTEKNPGQWLVKARSTLEIEGVDKPAFIAEGLTLYFV, via the coding sequence ATGGCAGCTGCCGTACCCGCTTCCGAACTCACGTCCTACATTGGCAAGGATATGGGCCACTCAGACTGGCTGACCATTGATCAGGAACGTGTCAACCAATTTGCCGAGTGCACCGGTGACCACCAGTTCATTCACATCGACGAAGAAAAAGCCAAGCTGACTCCGTTTGGCGGCACCATTGCCCACGGTTTCCTCTCACTGTCACTGCTGCCGGTCCTGTCTGCCGGCCTGCTGGTTCGCCCGCAGGGTCTGAAGATGGCAGTCAACTACGGCCTGGACAGCCTGCGTTTCATCCAGCCGGTACGTGTGGGCTCACGCGTACGCCTGCACGTGACGGTAGTCGATGTAACCGAGAAGAATCCTGGCCAGTGGCTGGTCAAGGCGCGCTCCACTCTGGAGATCGAAGGCGTGGACAAGCCAGCCTTCATTGCGGAAGGTTTGACCCTGTATTTCGTGTAA
- a CDS encoding DedA family protein, translating into MESLLSDHLSTWLSSHQSWLGPVIFAIALLESLAIAGLLVPGVVLLFAVTAIAGSSDMSIPVMLGWAFAGAVCGDLLSFVLGRLFHQDIRRLRLFQRYPQWIDQGEGFFRRYGMMSVLIGRFFGPVRPIIPMIAGMFDMPFWRFLAVSLLSALAWAPIYALPGYTAGHALTWPVPQFFWPQTLALTGALAGLGLLCLWLLKAQHRWSNLACAALLLLGAVSLPVVEPWLEVVLFTSEYWISQRAPLLGWHAWLTPLTDLDTTLWLLVPGLAWLTLLSPYRQPLFALLTLVIALGLGWLLEMSQPALILTGQWTWLVVVAICLGRDQGFWMRCLWLLYPLLLGAPLAFASLVITDTSILSMLQALLLALSASALASWAVERGAPMHRSQRWRNLVLLAWAPLVILSGLH; encoded by the coding sequence ATGGAAAGCCTGCTGAGCGACCACCTGAGCACCTGGCTCAGCAGCCATCAGAGCTGGCTGGGGCCGGTGATCTTCGCCATCGCCCTGCTTGAGTCACTGGCCATCGCCGGGCTGCTGGTCCCAGGCGTGGTATTACTGTTCGCAGTAACCGCCATCGCCGGAAGCAGCGACATGTCGATCCCGGTCATGCTTGGCTGGGCCTTTGCCGGTGCAGTCTGCGGCGACCTGCTGAGCTTTGTCCTGGGCCGCCTGTTTCACCAGGACATTCGCCGTCTGCGCCTGTTTCAGCGCTATCCGCAGTGGATCGATCAGGGGGAAGGTTTTTTCCGCCGCTACGGCATGATGAGCGTACTGATTGGCCGTTTCTTTGGCCCGGTCCGGCCGATCATCCCGATGATCGCCGGCATGTTCGACATGCCGTTTTGGCGCTTTTTGGCCGTCAGCCTGCTATCGGCACTGGCCTGGGCACCGATCTACGCTCTACCCGGCTACACTGCCGGACATGCTCTGACCTGGCCGGTGCCACAGTTTTTCTGGCCCCAGACCCTGGCTCTGACCGGCGCACTGGCCGGCCTTGGCCTACTTTGTCTATGGCTACTCAAAGCTCAGCACCGCTGGAGCAACCTGGCCTGCGCCGCGCTGCTGCTGCTCGGCGCCGTCAGCCTGCCAGTGGTCGAGCCCTGGCTGGAGGTGGTGCTGTTCACCAGCGAATACTGGATAAGCCAGCGCGCCCCGCTGCTGGGCTGGCACGCCTGGCTGACACCCTTGACCGACCTGGATACCACCCTCTGGCTACTAGTTCCCGGACTGGCCTGGCTAACCCTGCTCAGCCCCTATCGCCAGCCACTGTTCGCCCTGCTGACACTGGTCATCGCCCTTGGTCTGGGCTGGCTGCTGGAGATGAGTCAACCGGCTCTGATCCTCACCGGCCAGTGGACCTGGCTGGTTGTCGTCGCCATCTGCCTGGGCCGCGACCAAGGCTTCTGGATGCGTTGTCTCTGGCTGCTTTACCCCCTGCTGCTCGGAGCCCCCCTGGCATTTGCCAGCCTGGTGATCACCGACACCAGCATTCTCAGCATGTTGCAGGCCCTGCTACTAGCCCTGAGCGCCAGTGCACTGGCCAGCTGGGCAGTTGAGCGTGGCGCACCGATGCACCGCAGCCAGCGCTGGCGTAACCTGGTGCTACTGGCCTGGGCCCCGCTGGTGATACTCTCAGGCCTGCATTGA
- a CDS encoding DNA-3-methyladenine glycosylase, whose translation MQNPETLPWATARPLPDSFFQRDARELACALLGKVIRRRYQGRWLSARIIETEAYLLEEKGSHASLGYTEARRALFMDGGTLYMYYARGGDSLNFSAAGSGNGVLIKSGHPLLDTVSDQASLRLMQQLNPAANGDYRPAEKLCAGQTLLCKALALKVPDWNAQRFDTGQLFVDDDSYRPQHILQTTRLGIPAGRDEHLPYRFVDASYARHCTRNPMGRNRIEGRDYQRLNAPWKAC comes from the coding sequence ATGCAAAACCCTGAGACACTGCCCTGGGCCACTGCTCGCCCACTGCCTGACAGCTTCTTCCAGCGCGATGCCCGCGAACTGGCTTGCGCCCTGCTTGGCAAGGTCATTCGCCGCCGCTATCAGGGACGCTGGCTATCGGCCCGTATCATTGAGACCGAAGCCTACCTGCTGGAAGAGAAAGGCAGCCATGCCTCGCTTGGTTATACCGAAGCCCGGCGGGCGCTGTTCATGGACGGCGGTACGCTCTACATGTACTACGCCCGCGGCGGCGACTCGCTGAACTTCAGCGCCGCTGGCTCAGGCAACGGGGTACTGATCAAATCCGGCCATCCACTGCTTGACACGGTCAGCGATCAGGCCAGCCTGCGCCTGATGCAACAACTCAACCCGGCTGCCAACGGCGACTACCGACCAGCGGAAAAGCTCTGCGCCGGGCAGACCCTGCTGTGCAAGGCGCTGGCACTGAAGGTTCCGGACTGGAACGCCCAACGTTTCGACACTGGGCAACTGTTCGTCGATGATGACAGCTATCGCCCGCAGCATATCCTGCAAACTACTCGCCTGGGGATTCCCGCCGGACGCGATGAGCACCTGCCCTATCGCTTTGTCGACGCCAGCTACGCCCGTCACTGTACCCGCAACCCCATGGGCCGCAACCGTATCGAGGGGCGCGACTACCAGCGCCTGAACGCACCATGGAAAGCCTGCTGA
- a CDS encoding glutamate-5-semialdehyde dehydrogenase — MGGEQVSEYMKGLGNQARAASRVIARASTAVKNQALLATAEAIEAATAELEAANTLDLEAGRANGLDAAMLDRLALTPERLQGMIEGLRQVAALPDPVGAIRDMKFLPSGIQVGRMRVPLGVIGIIYESRPNVTVEAASLCLKAGNACILRGGSESIHSNQAIAACLRRGLAAAGLPDQVVQVVETTDRAAVGALITMPEYVDVIVPRGGKGLIERISREARVPVIKHLDGICHVYVDDRADLDKAEAICFNAKTHRYGVCNAMETLLVHEAVAAEFLPRMALRYAQKDVELRGCPATCALLPQAIAASEQDWSTEYLAPILSIRVVADMDAAIEHINRFSSQHTDAMVSEDYTRARRFLAEVDSSSVMINASTRFADGFEYGLGAEIGISTDKIHARGPVGLEGLTSEKYVVFGDGHIRQ, encoded by the coding sequence ATGGGTGGCGAACAGGTAAGCGAATACATGAAGGGGCTGGGAAACCAGGCCCGAGCGGCCTCGCGGGTTATCGCCCGGGCTTCGACGGCGGTCAAGAATCAGGCGTTGCTGGCTACCGCTGAAGCTATTGAGGCTGCTACTGCCGAGCTTGAGGCTGCCAATACCCTGGATCTGGAGGCCGGTCGAGCCAACGGGCTGGATGCTGCGATGCTTGACCGTCTGGCCCTGACCCCTGAGCGGTTGCAGGGCATGATTGAAGGCCTGCGCCAGGTTGCCGCCTTGCCGGACCCGGTGGGCGCGATTCGTGACATGAAGTTTCTTCCCTCTGGGATTCAGGTCGGACGTATGCGGGTGCCGCTGGGGGTCATCGGGATCATCTATGAGTCGCGCCCCAATGTGACCGTTGAGGCAGCCAGTCTGTGTCTCAAGGCCGGCAATGCCTGCATTCTGCGTGGTGGCTCGGAGTCGATTCACTCCAATCAGGCGATTGCCGCCTGCCTGCGCCGCGGCCTGGCCGCCGCTGGCTTGCCGGATCAGGTCGTGCAGGTGGTGGAAACCACCGACCGCGCCGCCGTTGGAGCCTTGATCACTATGCCCGAGTATGTCGATGTGATCGTACCGCGTGGCGGCAAGGGGCTGATCGAGCGTATCAGCCGCGAGGCCCGGGTGCCGGTGATCAAGCATCTGGATGGTATCTGCCATGTTTATGTCGATGATCGTGCCGATCTGGACAAGGCCGAAGCCATCTGTTTTAACGCCAAGACCCATCGCTATGGGGTCTGCAACGCCATGGAGACTCTGCTGGTACATGAGGCAGTGGCGGCTGAGTTTTTGCCGCGCATGGCCCTGCGTTATGCGCAGAAAGATGTTGAGTTGCGCGGTTGCCCGGCTACCTGTGCACTGTTGCCGCAGGCTATCGCTGCCAGCGAGCAAGACTGGAGTACTGAATACCTGGCGCCGATCCTGTCGATCCGGGTGGTCGCGGATATGGATGCCGCTATCGAGCACATCAATCGTTTCAGCTCGCAGCATACCGATGCGATGGTCAGCGAGGATTACACCCGGGCCCGGCGCTTCCTGGCCGAAGTGGATTCCAGCTCGGTGATGATCAATGCTTCGACCCGTTTCGCCGACGGCTTCGAGTATGGTCTGGGCGCCGAGATTGGCATTTCAACCGACAAGATCCATGCCCGCGGGCCGGTGGGCCTGGAAGGCCTGACCAGCGAGAAGTACGTGGTATTCGGCGACGGTCATATCCGTCAGTGA
- a CDS encoding sn-glycerol-3-phosphate transporter, which yields MGSFVLPAVAGQANESPLLESSRELAGKLLAPVEAEPYWYVQGSVWTAHFNPDSDHNNNQDLIGLERHRADSYLWGAATFRHSFGDRSYYAYGGKRFDFEGTPFNVKLTAGLLHGYRGEYRDKIPLNRFGVAPAIIPSVGVSYQRVGADLVLLGAAAVMVNVGIKL from the coding sequence ATGGGGAGTTTTGTGCTGCCGGCGGTGGCCGGGCAGGCCAATGAGAGTCCTTTGCTCGAGTCGTCCCGCGAGCTGGCCGGCAAGCTGTTGGCTCCGGTCGAGGCCGAGCCCTACTGGTATGTTCAGGGTAGTGTCTGGACTGCCCATTTCAACCCCGACTCCGACCACAACAACAATCAGGATCTGATCGGTCTGGAGCGTCATCGTGCTGACAGCTATCTGTGGGGCGCTGCGACCTTTCGTCATTCGTTCGGAGATCGCTCCTACTACGCTTATGGCGGCAAACGTTTTGACTTCGAGGGTACGCCGTTCAATGTCAAGCTGACAGCAGGCTTGCTGCATGGCTATCGAGGTGAGTACCGGGACAAGATTCCGCTCAATCGCTTTGGTGTTGCGCCGGCGATTATTCCGTCGGTTGGTGTCAGTTATCAGCGGGTCGGTGCTGACCTGGTGCTGCTGGGGGCGGCTGCGGTGATGGTTAATGTTGGGATCAAGCTATAA